The following coding sequences lie in one Scatophagus argus isolate fScaArg1 chromosome 9, fScaArg1.pri, whole genome shotgun sequence genomic window:
- the glrx3 gene encoding glutaredoxin 3, producing MANLVEATSQQQFEDFLAKAGKCLTVVHFQAAWAPQCGHMNEVMAELAKEHTHTTFVKLEAEAVPEVSEKYEIASVPTFLFFKGGEKVDRLDGAHAPELTKKVQRLAVAGSPDGGAESSTTDLNQRLKKLINAAPCMLFMKGSPQEPRCGFSRQIVALLKEHNIQFSSFDILSDEEVRQKLKTYSNWPTYPQLYVNGELVGGLDIVKELAESGELENTCPKAITLEHRLKTLINQNRVMLFMKGNKEAARCGFSRQTLEILNGTGVDYDTFDILQDEEVRQGLKTYSNWPTYPQLYVKGELVGGLDILKELKESGDLVSVLKGES from the coding sequence atggCGAATCTCGTGGAGGCGACAAGTCAACAGCAGTTTGAAGATTTCTTAGCTAAAGCTGGAAAATGTCTGACCGTAGTGCATTTCCAGGCGGCGTGGGCTCCTCAGTGCGGCCACATGAACGAAGTGATGGCCGAGCTTGccaaggaacacacacatactacgTTTGTCAAGCTAGAGGCGGAAGCGGTGCCGGAAGTGTCGGAGAAGTATGAAATTGCCTCTGTCCccactttccttttcttcaagggaggagagaaggtggACCGCCTGGACGGGGCCCATGCTCCGGAGTTGACCAAGAAGGTACAGCGCTTAGCAGTCGCCGGGAGTCCGGACGGAGGTGCAGAAAGCAGCACAACGGACCTGAACCAACGGCTAAAGAAGCTGATCAACGCGGCCCCCTGCATGCTCTTCATGAAGGGGTCCCCACAGGAGCCCCGCTGTGGCTTTAGCCGGCAGATAGTGGCCCTGCTGAAGGAACACAACATCCAGTTCAGCAGCTTTGACATCCTGTCTGACGAAGAGGTCCGACAGAAGCTGAAGACCTATTCCAACTGGCCCACCTACCCTCAGCTGTATGTGAATGGAGAGCTGGTGGGAGGACTGGACATTGTGAAGGAGCTGGCTGAGTCTGGAGAGCTGGAGAACACCTGCCCTAAGGCCATCACCTTGGAGCACCGTCTGAAGACCCTCATCAACCAGAACCGAGTCATGCTGTTCATGAAGGGCAACAAGGAGGCTGCAAGATGCGGCTTCAGCAGGCAGACACTGGAGATTTTGAATGGAACCGGGGTGGATTATGACACCTTTGATATTCTGCAGGATGAAGAGGTGCGCCAGGGGCTCAAGACATACTCTAATTGGCCAACCTACCCTCAGCTCTACGTGAAAGGAGAGCTCGTCGGTGGTTTGGACATACTCAAGGAGCTGAAGGAGAGTGGAGACCTGGTATCAGTGCTGAAGGGGGAGTCATAG
- the apom gene encoding apolipoprotein M, which produces MWNEMLSCFLSLYSLLYQVIVPCSFPEQLRVNTVDHQQYLGKWYFKAAVSHREADIQKFKALDSVWFNMEKKANNTLLLTGHMRIEDNCVTQSWTYHIHPDRDDLELEGRTHRRNLLWSGTWANCLDCIVFQETEPPLSPTDSEDSLHRLMLYARQTDGNTDVVTTFLKNAACNNMLASVTLPQEKEFCT; this is translated from the exons ATGTGGAATGAAATGTTatcatgttttctctctttgtatAGTTTGTTGTATCAGGTCATTGTTCCTTGCTCATTTCCTGAGCAGCTGCGTGTCAACACTGTTGACCACCAGcag TATCTGGGGAAATGGTACTTCAAAGCAGCCGTCAGTCACAGAGAGGCTGACATCCAGAAGTTCAAAGCACTGGATAGCGTTTGGTTCAACATGGAGAAGAAAGCCAataacacactgctgctgaccGGACACATGCGcat aGAAGATAACTGCGTGACACAGAGCTGGACCTATCATATACATCCTGATAGGGATGATTTGGAACTGGAAG GAAGGACGCACCGGAGGAACCTGCTCTGGAGCGGCACATGGGCCAACTGCCTCGACTGCATCGTTTTCCAAGAAACAGAGCCACCTCTAAGCCCGACGGACTCAGAGGACTCCCTCCACAGATTGATGCTGTATG CTCGCCAGACTGATGGCAATACTGATGTGGTGacaacatttctgaaaaatgcAGCTTGTAATAACATGCTGGCAAGCGTCACACTCCCTCAAGAGAAAG AGTTTTGCACCTAA